Proteins encoded within one genomic window of Prosthecobacter fusiformis:
- a CDS encoding sialate O-acetylesterase has product MKFALSLTLFLSTLSLQAELRLPAIIGDHMVLQQKQANPIWGWDTPGTEVTVKFADQTKTAKAGADGKWTVKLDAVPASAKPATLSIQGTTGKELKNILVGEVWLCSGQSNMGFNVISSWDADLTIAQAKYPQIRLISVPQVGTQEIQDDFKGQWAECSPETVGQFTAVGYHYGRVLHEMLGVPVGLIDNAWGGSACEAWVRRDLLEKDARFKDIIERWKATEASFTQEAFDKQVADYKAKADAWALARKEAIKNGTPQPAPLGRAPRNAMTGQGRPGNLYAGVLHPTIGYGIKGVIWYQGESNASRAKEYQELFPFMIEHWRKEWKQGDFPFYWVQLADYKAENPEPGDSDWAELREAQTLSLSKVANSGQCVITDLGESNDIHPKNKVDVAERLARWALVKDYGLKMPYSSPTYKDVKFADGKAILTFDHAETGLRIVDVDQVRGFAICGEDRKWVWADAVILPDSKLSPRTPRGNQITVSSPQVAKPVAVRYAWADNPVANVYSAEGLPVTPFRTDDFPMITDPANPNGLQAQALKREEEIRTLQAQRAAAQKAKADAAKKKVP; this is encoded by the coding sequence ATGAAGTTCGCCCTGAGCCTTACGCTTTTCCTTTCCACCCTTTCATTGCAAGCTGAGCTGCGCCTGCCCGCCATCATTGGCGACCACATGGTGCTCCAGCAAAAGCAGGCCAATCCCATCTGGGGCTGGGACACCCCCGGAACCGAAGTCACCGTCAAATTTGCCGACCAGACCAAGACTGCTAAAGCGGGTGCCGATGGCAAATGGACCGTCAAACTGGATGCCGTCCCCGCCAGTGCGAAACCGGCCACCCTTTCCATCCAGGGCACGACCGGCAAGGAGCTAAAAAACATCCTCGTGGGTGAAGTGTGGCTTTGCTCTGGCCAGTCGAATATGGGCTTCAATGTCATCAGCAGCTGGGATGCGGATCTGACCATCGCCCAGGCGAAGTATCCGCAGATCCGCCTCATCTCCGTGCCGCAGGTAGGTACCCAGGAGATCCAGGATGACTTCAAAGGTCAGTGGGCCGAGTGCTCTCCTGAAACCGTCGGCCAATTTACCGCCGTCGGTTATCATTATGGCCGTGTGCTGCATGAGATGCTGGGCGTGCCCGTGGGCCTGATCGACAATGCTTGGGGCGGCAGTGCCTGCGAGGCCTGGGTGCGCCGGGACCTGCTGGAAAAAGACGCCCGTTTCAAAGACATCATCGAGCGCTGGAAGGCGACTGAAGCCTCCTTCACCCAGGAAGCCTTTGACAAACAAGTGGCCGACTACAAAGCCAAGGCAGATGCCTGGGCTCTGGCCCGCAAAGAGGCCATCAAAAACGGCACTCCACAGCCTGCTCCCCTGGGCCGCGCACCCCGCAATGCCATGACTGGCCAGGGCCGCCCTGGAAACCTGTATGCAGGCGTGCTGCACCCCACCATCGGCTACGGCATCAAAGGCGTCATCTGGTACCAGGGTGAAAGCAATGCCTCCCGCGCCAAGGAATACCAGGAACTATTCCCTTTCATGATCGAGCATTGGCGCAAAGAATGGAAGCAGGGAGACTTCCCCTTTTATTGGGTGCAGCTCGCCGACTACAAAGCCGAAAACCCAGAACCGGGCGATAGCGACTGGGCCGAGCTGCGTGAAGCACAGACCCTCTCCCTCAGCAAGGTGGCCAATTCCGGCCAGTGCGTCATCACCGACCTTGGCGAGTCCAACGACATCCACCCCAAGAACAAGGTGGACGTGGCGGAGCGCTTGGCCCGCTGGGCTTTGGTGAAGGACTACGGGCTAAAGATGCCTTACAGCAGCCCCACGTATAAAGACGTCAAATTTGCCGACGGCAAAGCCATCCTCACCTTTGACCATGCCGAAACTGGGCTGCGCATCGTGGATGTGGATCAAGTGCGCGGATTTGCCATCTGTGGCGAAGATCGCAAGTGGGTATGGGCAGATGCTGTGATCCTGCCAGACAGCAAGCTCAGCCCGCGCACTCCGCGTGGCAACCAGATCACCGTCAGCAGCCCGCAGGTGGCCAAGCCGGTGGCCGTGCGTTACGCCTGGGCGGACAATCCTGTAGCCAATGTCTATTCCGCTGAAGGCCTGCCCGTGACCCCTTTCCGCACGGATGACTTCCCAATGATCACCGATCCGGCCAATCCAAACGGCCTCCAGGCCCAGGCCCTGAAGCGCGAAGAAGAAATCCGCACCCTCCAGGCCCAGCGCGCCGCTGCCCAAAAGGCCAAAGCGGACGCCGCAAAGAAAAAGGTTCCGTGA
- a CDS encoding SprT family zinc-dependent metalloprotease: MSKPSILSQLFLDFQAGIRGSLAERALKRPLYAEAEAAPSKVKAKEKESAGNVADETLTETCRELLHQIDLAGAAKLVSVQWNSRLRSTAGYASFPAWKIELNPKLQEFEGQVERTMRHELAHLVAYHRAGRRRIEPHGAEWQQACADLGIPGESARHRLPLPRREVKRNYTYACAHCGLLVQRVRKFRRYSACSACCSKHSGGLYDSRFRFVLVQDLKKG; encoded by the coding sequence GGGCATCCGCGGAAGCCTGGCAGAGCGGGCGCTGAAACGTCCTCTGTATGCGGAGGCGGAAGCCGCTCCATCTAAAGTGAAGGCGAAGGAAAAGGAATCCGCAGGCAATGTGGCGGATGAAACGCTGACGGAGACCTGCCGGGAGCTTTTGCACCAGATCGACTTGGCAGGCGCGGCGAAACTCGTGTCCGTGCAATGGAACAGCCGCCTGCGCAGCACGGCCGGATACGCCAGCTTTCCGGCCTGGAAGATCGAGCTGAATCCGAAGTTGCAAGAATTTGAAGGTCAGGTGGAGCGCACCATGCGCCATGAGCTGGCCCATCTGGTGGCCTATCACCGTGCCGGACGACGCCGCATCGAGCCGCATGGTGCCGAATGGCAGCAGGCCTGCGCGGACCTGGGTATCCCAGGGGAAAGTGCCCGTCATCGCCTGCCGCTGCCCCGGCGGGAGGTGAAACGAAACTACACCTATGCCTGCGCCCACTGTGGCCTGCTGGTGCAGCGCGTGCGCAAATTCCGCCGCTACAGCGCCTGTAGCGCATGCTGCTCCAAGCATAGCGGTGGCCTGTATGACTCCCGCTTCCGCTTTGTCCTGGTACAGGATTTGAAAAAAGGCTGA
- a CDS encoding DUF1553 domain-containing protein has protein sequence MQFLRQCLLLSFFSIVLHAAEPPSFRNDVQPILTRYGCNMGACHGAAAGQGGFRLSLRGFDDEGDYLSVTRSAMGRRINGDDPARSLLLLKAVKTVPHKGDKRFEMDSEAYQTLVDWIAHGAPGPKAEDARLVSLEVTPKQLVSKPGSQQQLKVMAKFSDGRAEDVTRWAKFNAVNASVATVNDQGLIEVTGTGEGTVSAWYLSRLDIAIVSVPQEGSADETLFAQLKPRNFVDELVLEKLRALNIPPSAQCSDGEFIRRAHLDTIGVLPTAEETRAFLVDAKPNKRDRLIESLLTRPEFVDYWSHRWSDLLLVNSDKLTPEGMWAYYHWIRSRVAANTPWDVMVRDLLTATGSTLENGAGNFFLLHDEPTRLSETVSVAFLGTAMNCAKCHNHPLEKWTNDEYFAFANLFSRVRTKNGATADERVVFSATEGDLVQPLTGKPQPPRPLEVTEPVSITAPEDRRIPMATWLTSPDNRLFKRTITNRVWANFFGVGLVEAVDDIRITNPASNEKLLDAACEHLVNQKFDLKSLMRVILQSETYQRSSETIYQNEKDTRYYSHFYPRRLKAEILLDSVAQVTAVPTTFNIDRRNANKGTKTSYPMGFRALQLPDSNIASYFLKSFGRADRIATCECERTNEPSMAQALHIANGDTMNDKLATKDNRVDQLLSSNQPNEKLVEDAYLIALARTPTSAEKTKAVELLATAPEADRRTTLEDLFWALMSSKEFLFNH, from the coding sequence ATGCAATTCCTCCGTCAGTGCCTGCTCCTTAGCTTCTTCAGCATTGTCCTACACGCCGCCGAGCCGCCTTCATTCCGCAATGATGTGCAGCCGATCCTGACGCGATACGGCTGCAACATGGGGGCCTGCCATGGGGCAGCGGCGGGGCAGGGAGGATTCCGGCTTTCGTTGCGTGGCTTTGATGATGAGGGGGACTACCTTTCCGTCACGCGCTCGGCCATGGGCCGTCGCATCAATGGCGATGATCCAGCCCGCAGTCTGCTACTTTTAAAAGCGGTGAAGACGGTGCCGCACAAAGGTGACAAGCGCTTCGAGATGGACTCAGAGGCCTACCAAACTTTGGTGGACTGGATCGCACACGGCGCGCCTGGGCCGAAAGCGGAGGATGCACGTCTGGTTTCGTTGGAGGTCACCCCCAAACAATTGGTTAGCAAGCCGGGCAGCCAGCAGCAGCTCAAGGTCATGGCCAAATTCAGCGATGGCCGCGCTGAAGACGTCACGCGCTGGGCCAAGTTCAATGCGGTGAATGCCAGCGTGGCCACCGTGAATGATCAGGGGCTCATTGAGGTCACGGGAACTGGAGAAGGCACGGTCAGCGCCTGGTACCTCAGCCGGCTGGACATCGCCATCGTCAGCGTGCCCCAGGAAGGATCTGCTGATGAGACGCTGTTCGCCCAGCTCAAGCCGCGCAACTTTGTGGATGAACTGGTACTGGAAAAACTGCGAGCACTGAACATCCCGCCTTCCGCGCAATGCAGCGATGGCGAATTCATCCGCCGCGCTCATCTGGACACCATCGGCGTGCTGCCCACCGCAGAGGAGACGAGAGCCTTCCTGGTCGATGCCAAGCCTAACAAAAGGGACCGCCTCATCGAATCACTCCTCACGCGGCCTGAGTTTGTGGACTACTGGTCGCATCGCTGGAGCGACCTACTTTTGGTCAATAGTGACAAGCTCACCCCTGAGGGCATGTGGGCCTACTACCATTGGATCCGCAGCCGCGTGGCGGCCAATACGCCTTGGGACGTCATGGTTCGTGATCTGCTCACCGCCACCGGCAGCACGCTGGAAAATGGCGCCGGGAATTTCTTCCTGCTGCACGATGAGCCAACCCGTCTTTCGGAAACGGTTTCCGTGGCCTTTCTCGGCACCGCCATGAACTGCGCCAAGTGTCACAATCATCCACTCGAAAAGTGGACCAATGACGAGTACTTCGCCTTTGCCAATCTCTTCTCCCGTGTTCGCACCAAGAACGGTGCCACCGCTGATGAACGTGTGGTCTTTAGCGCTACAGAAGGCGACCTTGTGCAGCCTCTCACCGGTAAGCCCCAGCCGCCGCGTCCGCTCGAAGTCACTGAGCCTGTTTCCATAACGGCACCGGAGGACCGCCGCATCCCCATGGCCACCTGGCTTACCTCGCCAGACAATCGCCTTTTCAAGCGCACCATCACCAATCGTGTCTGGGCCAACTTCTTCGGGGTAGGCCTGGTGGAGGCCGTGGATGACATTCGCATCACCAATCCAGCCAGCAACGAGAAGCTCCTCGACGCCGCCTGTGAACATCTGGTTAACCAAAAGTTCGACCTCAAATCCCTCATGCGCGTCATCCTGCAAAGCGAGACTTACCAGCGCAGCAGCGAGACGATTTATCAGAATGAAAAAGACACCCGTTACTACAGTCATTTTTACCCGCGCCGTCTGAAGGCTGAGATCCTGCTGGATTCCGTCGCGCAGGTCACCGCCGTGCCGACCACGTTTAACATTGACCGCCGCAATGCCAACAAAGGCACCAAGACCTCTTATCCCATGGGCTTCCGCGCTTTGCAGCTTCCCGATTCCAACATCGCCAGCTACTTCTTGAAAAGCTTTGGCCGTGCCGACCGCATCGCCACCTGTGAATGCGAGCGCACCAATGAGCCCAGCATGGCTCAGGCCCTTCACATCGCCAACGGCGACACGATGAACGACAAACTCGCCACCAAGGACAACCGCGTGGACCAGCTCCTCAGTTCAAACCAGCCTAACGAAAAGCTGGTTGAGGATGCCTACCTCATTGCCCTCGCCCGCACCCCCACATCAGCGGAGAAAACCAAGGCCGTCGAACTCCTCGCCACCGCTCCCGAAGCCGACCGTCGCACCACCCTTGAAGACCTCTTCTGGGCACTGATGAGTTCGAAGGAGTTTTTGTTTAATCACTAG
- a CDS encoding addiction module protein, with the protein MTLADFPQVRALPVREKLLIVDEIWASMAGAEAELEITDAEKYELNERWARFESDPSRALTLEEFQSRVNAKRV; encoded by the coding sequence ATGACTCTGGCTGACTTTCCACAGGTGCGCGCCTTGCCGGTGCGTGAGAAGCTTTTGATCGTGGATGAGATTTGGGCCTCAATGGCAGGAGCCGAGGCTGAACTGGAGATCACGGATGCGGAGAAATACGAACTCAATGAACGGTGGGCGCGGTTTGAAAGTGATCCATCGCGGGCACTTACATTAGAAGAATTCCAGTCACGCGTGAACGCTAAACGTGTATGA
- a CDS encoding type II toxin-antitoxin system RelE/ParE family toxin — protein MRKLRILPEVTEDTAEAAEWYDRCGGKALGDRFLDVFYSYLPKILLDADIHRPVYRQFKRILIKPFPYAVYFRIHQEWVVVTLVWHTARNPEKLKELLDGRQRS, from the coding sequence ATGAGGAAGTTGCGCATCCTTCCTGAAGTGACGGAGGATACGGCAGAAGCGGCCGAATGGTATGACCGTTGCGGAGGCAAAGCCCTTGGAGACCGCTTCCTTGATGTGTTTTACAGTTACCTCCCGAAGATTTTGCTGGATGCAGATATCCACAGGCCTGTTTACCGGCAGTTTAAGCGAATCCTCATCAAGCCCTTTCCTTATGCGGTCTATTTTCGCATTCATCAAGAATGGGTGGTTGTCACATTGGTCTGGCATACGGCAAGAAATCCGGAGAAATTGAAAGAGCTGCTGGATGGTCGCCAAAGATCCTAG
- a CDS encoding DUF1501 domain-containing protein, which yields MFKFSGDGSITTCDGVTRRDFLQVGMLGALGLTLPSFQALKAAGKVDSKKSQRACIMIFNLGAPSQLDLWDMKPDAPSEIRGPFKPIRTNNDAFQVSEILPLHAKIADKFSLVRSCYHNAAAVHDTGHQMMQTGRLFTGGVNTPHVGCAAEFLLGRRSDLPAHVILPETMGPTGGNMPHGQDAGFLGKAYDPFVLNSDPSTEGFKVPDLLPPKEIGEVRLERRRQMRELVDSSVKNFEASEQAKLMDSNFESAYRIMTSSQAREAFDLTKEPIKVRERYGMNRFGQSCLLARRLVERGVRMVTVNTFITVFGEITWDIHGSKPFTSIEGMRDIVAPMYDQGYTALIEDLFQRGMLEDTMVTSLAEFGRTPKVNPAGGRDHWPNCWTVNFAGGGVKGGQAIGKSDEIGAYPAERPVDPGEIVATIYESLGIDLHTELPGPQGRPYPVVDFGKEGIKELFG from the coding sequence ATGTTTAAATTTTCCGGCGATGGCTCCATCACCACCTGCGACGGTGTGACGCGGCGCGACTTTCTCCAGGTCGGCATGCTCGGTGCATTGGGCCTGACATTGCCCAGTTTCCAGGCGCTGAAAGCCGCAGGCAAGGTGGACTCGAAAAAGAGCCAGCGCGCCTGCATCATGATCTTCAATCTGGGTGCGCCTAGCCAACTCGATCTCTGGGACATGAAACCAGATGCACCCAGCGAGATACGCGGCCCCTTCAAACCCATCCGCACGAACAACGATGCTTTCCAGGTCTCCGAGATCTTGCCATTGCATGCGAAGATTGCGGATAAATTTAGTCTCGTGCGTTCCTGTTATCACAATGCTGCCGCTGTGCATGATACGGGCCACCAAATGATGCAGACCGGCCGCCTTTTCACCGGTGGGGTGAACACACCTCATGTCGGCTGCGCGGCGGAGTTTTTGTTAGGCCGACGCTCAGACCTACCTGCCCACGTCATTCTGCCTGAGACCATGGGGCCTACCGGTGGCAACATGCCGCATGGTCAGGATGCCGGATTTCTTGGCAAGGCCTATGATCCCTTTGTGCTTAACTCTGACCCTTCCACTGAAGGCTTCAAGGTGCCGGACCTGCTCCCACCCAAGGAGATCGGCGAGGTGCGCCTGGAGCGCCGCCGCCAGATGCGCGAGCTGGTGGACAGCTCCGTGAAAAACTTCGAGGCCAGCGAGCAAGCCAAGCTCATGGATTCCAACTTCGAATCCGCCTACCGCATCATGACCAGCTCCCAGGCACGGGAGGCCTTTGACCTGACTAAAGAGCCGATAAAAGTGCGCGAGCGCTACGGCATGAACCGCTTTGGCCAGAGCTGCCTTCTAGCCCGTCGGCTGGTGGAGCGCGGCGTGCGCATGGTGACGGTGAATACCTTCATCACCGTCTTTGGCGAGATCACCTGGGACATCCACGGCAGCAAGCCCTTCACCAGCATCGAGGGCATGCGCGACATCGTTGCACCCATGTATGACCAGGGTTACACCGCTCTCATCGAAGACCTTTTCCAACGTGGCATGCTGGAGGACACGATGGTCACCTCCCTCGCAGAGTTTGGCCGCACACCGAAGGTCAATCCCGCCGGTGGCCGCGACCACTGGCCTAACTGCTGGACAGTCAACTTCGCTGGCGGCGGAGTCAAAGGCGGCCAGGCCATCGGCAAGAGTGACGAGATCGGTGCCTACCCAGCCGAGCGCCCCGTGGACCCCGGTGAGATCGTCGCCACCATCTACGAAAGCCTCGGCATCGACCTCCACACCGAACTTCCCGGCCCCCAAGGACGACCCTATCCCGTCGTGGATTTCGGCAAGGAGGGGATCAAGGAGCTGTTTGGTTAA
- a CDS encoding c-type cytochrome domain-containing protein translates to MSISSPSFCRFQLLLSSSLLTFAGLIHAQETISYEKQILPLWDAYCMDCHGADDADGGLALDTFSALMKGGEEGVSIVAGKADDSLLVKFLEGRSGRGGKNEFMPPGKRDKLKAEEIALIKAWINAGALGPVMADKPAAPREVITPKIAPKVAPKRSIQAMAFSDAAKLIAVGRYGEVELLNPVTRSVIRKLTGFKGRVNALAFSTDGATVYAAGGEAGILGEVRSWKTADGSALLSYAGHTDACYALALSPDGQMLATGGYDQKIRLWDASNGTEIKALKGHNGSVNGLAFRPDGKVLASASADRTVKLWAMPDGARLDTLSQPLKEQNAVVFSADGTQLLGAGMDSRIRVWQISATAKEGSNSISTSRFAHEGGILGLTLSRDGILLASSATDRSMKIWDATSLTEKSVLEKQSDWSPALAFAEKGQLYSGRVDGSLGVYDTSTGKSVPQAIAEPKPKMISVAKPKMAPKPELTRIITPALHSGGSFTLALQGKNLDAEPKVHFSHPDIQGIIVKSSIQPNQLRIKTSAPATLPRGAYEVWITTQQGETARMKLYADDLPATVSMPEHFKEGPFAITQLPASVWGKLVETGQQDVYQITVKAGEELVFDLAVQQVGSTALSPRLEILDPSLNVLALNRGLDPGADPFIAWKAPADGSYLVRVSNTTLDGSATHLYRLTLGALPYVTGWQPLSSTAQIESTVTLIGHHLDSIAPIVIKPGSTGLLPIPLPAGDIRYRVNPSQHVSMLSQVTETEPNNEVTNAQAISAPGTVNASLFSNGPQGDADHFVFEAKKGESWVIETLAAMAGSPADTKIQVLDEKGQPVPRLLLQSVRDSYNNFRSVDANNPDIRLQNWEEMDLNEYVYFNGDIMKTFRMPRGPDSGFLFYATDGKRRSYFDTSTTSHALDEACYTVIPHPLGTQLVPNGLPVFTLNHANDDEGTRRLGRDSRLAFTAPADGRYVIRVTDTRGLCGERFVYSLTVRQPAPDFTLAVSTNKVMAIPAGSSIGFSVEATRQDGFEGPIRVDIANVPAGYFASSPILIQAGHTLATGSIHALPTAKSDADWSQATLTATAEIAGKTVTHRMANFGKLTLGPAPKFIVHLEPDADGKPVMRQDTQETSPLELTLVPGQTVKAWIRVERNNFDDLINFDVHNLPHGVIIDDIGLNGIQVRAKENERPIYFRCAPWVEDQDPLCHAAMASARAEQDSSGLATSFPVLLKIRKSAGVVTR, encoded by the coding sequence ATGAGCATATCTTCCCCCTCATTTTGCAGGTTTCAACTACTGCTTTCCTCTTCGCTATTAACCTTTGCCGGTCTGATTCACGCCCAGGAAACCATTTCCTATGAAAAACAAATCCTGCCGCTTTGGGATGCCTACTGCATGGATTGCCATGGGGCGGATGATGCGGATGGCGGGCTGGCGTTGGATACCTTTTCGGCCCTCATGAAGGGCGGGGAAGAAGGCGTGTCCATCGTCGCAGGCAAGGCGGATGACAGTCTGCTGGTGAAGTTTCTCGAAGGTCGTTCAGGACGCGGTGGTAAGAACGAATTCATGCCGCCGGGCAAGCGCGACAAGCTGAAGGCGGAGGAGATCGCGCTCATCAAAGCCTGGATTAATGCGGGGGCATTGGGGCCAGTCATGGCGGACAAACCTGCCGCTCCCCGCGAAGTCATCACGCCCAAGATCGCGCCGAAAGTCGCCCCCAAACGCTCCATCCAGGCGATGGCGTTTTCAGATGCTGCCAAGCTCATCGCTGTAGGCCGTTATGGTGAGGTGGAGTTGCTGAATCCTGTTACACGTTCGGTTATTCGAAAGCTCACCGGCTTCAAAGGCCGTGTCAATGCTCTCGCCTTCTCCACGGATGGAGCCACGGTTTACGCCGCAGGCGGTGAAGCGGGCATCCTGGGTGAAGTGCGCTCATGGAAGACGGCTGATGGCAGCGCCCTGCTGTCTTATGCCGGGCATACCGATGCCTGTTACGCGCTGGCTCTATCTCCGGATGGGCAGATGCTCGCTACAGGTGGGTATGATCAAAAGATTCGCCTTTGGGATGCCTCCAATGGCACGGAAATCAAAGCCCTCAAGGGTCACAACGGCAGCGTCAATGGCCTCGCTTTTCGACCTGACGGCAAAGTGCTAGCCAGTGCAAGTGCGGACCGCACGGTGAAGCTGTGGGCCATGCCTGATGGCGCACGACTGGACACGCTTTCGCAGCCGTTGAAGGAGCAAAATGCTGTCGTCTTCAGTGCTGATGGCACACAGCTTTTAGGTGCGGGGATGGACAGCCGCATCCGCGTCTGGCAGATCAGTGCCACGGCCAAAGAAGGCAGCAACAGCATCAGCACCTCCCGCTTTGCCCATGAGGGCGGCATTCTCGGCCTCACGCTTTCTCGCGATGGCATTTTATTAGCCTCCAGTGCCACGGACCGCTCCATGAAGATCTGGGATGCCACCAGCCTAACTGAAAAATCGGTTCTCGAAAAACAGTCCGACTGGTCCCCGGCCCTGGCCTTTGCTGAAAAGGGTCAACTCTACAGCGGACGGGTGGATGGCAGTCTGGGTGTGTATGACACCAGCACGGGCAAATCTGTCCCGCAGGCTATCGCAGAACCGAAGCCTAAAATGATCAGTGTGGCAAAACCCAAAATGGCTCCCAAGCCAGAGTTGACCCGGATAATCACGCCTGCACTGCACAGCGGTGGCAGCTTCACCCTGGCACTCCAGGGAAAAAACCTGGATGCGGAGCCAAAGGTGCACTTCAGTCATCCAGATATCCAGGGCATCATTGTCAAATCCTCCATCCAGCCTAACCAATTACGGATCAAGACGTCCGCACCAGCCACCCTTCCCCGGGGTGCCTACGAAGTGTGGATCACCACCCAACAGGGTGAAACAGCCCGCATGAAGCTGTATGCCGATGACCTTCCCGCCACGGTCAGCATGCCTGAGCATTTTAAAGAAGGCCCCTTTGCCATCACTCAACTGCCCGCCAGCGTGTGGGGAAAATTGGTTGAGACCGGCCAGCAGGATGTTTATCAGATCACGGTGAAGGCTGGGGAAGAACTCGTCTTTGACCTTGCCGTTCAGCAGGTCGGCAGCACGGCCTTGTCACCACGCCTGGAGATCCTCGATCCATCTTTGAACGTGCTGGCGCTCAATCGCGGCCTGGATCCTGGCGCGGATCCATTCATCGCCTGGAAAGCACCTGCCGACGGCAGCTACCTCGTGCGCGTCAGCAACACCACACTGGACGGCAGCGCGACGCATCTTTACCGCCTCACCTTGGGTGCACTGCCCTATGTCACCGGCTGGCAGCCACTCTCGTCCACGGCTCAGATTGAATCTACCGTCACACTTATCGGCCATCATTTGGATAGCATCGCCCCCATTGTGATCAAACCCGGCAGCACCGGTCTGCTTCCTATCCCGCTCCCTGCTGGTGACATTCGTTACCGGGTCAATCCCAGCCAGCACGTCAGTATGCTTTCTCAGGTGACTGAGACCGAGCCTAACAATGAAGTGACAAATGCACAGGCCATCTCCGCACCCGGCACAGTGAATGCAAGCCTGTTTTCAAACGGCCCGCAAGGCGATGCCGATCACTTTGTCTTTGAGGCCAAGAAGGGAGAATCCTGGGTCATCGAAACCCTGGCCGCCATGGCTGGATCGCCAGCCGATACCAAGATCCAAGTGCTGGATGAAAAAGGCCAGCCCGTGCCGCGCCTGCTGCTTCAGTCGGTTCGCGACAGCTATAACAATTTTCGCAGCGTGGATGCCAACAACCCTGACATCCGCCTGCAAAATTGGGAGGAGATGGATCTCAATGAATATGTCTATTTCAATGGCGACATCATGAAGACCTTCCGCATGCCACGCGGGCCGGACAGCGGCTTCCTGTTTTATGCCACGGATGGCAAGCGCCGCTCCTACTTCGATACCAGCACCACCAGTCATGCGCTGGATGAGGCCTGCTATACGGTCATCCCCCATCCGTTAGGCACACAGCTGGTGCCCAACGGCCTCCCTGTCTTCACCTTGAACCACGCCAACGATGACGAAGGAACGCGCAGACTGGGCCGTGACTCACGCTTGGCCTTCACTGCACCTGCGGACGGCCGGTATGTGATCCGCGTCACCGATACACGCGGACTTTGCGGGGAGCGGTTTGTCTATTCGCTCACGGTCCGCCAGCCAGCACCGGATTTCACACTCGCTGTCAGCACGAATAAGGTGATGGCCATTCCTGCCGGATCCTCCATTGGCTTCTCGGTTGAAGCCACACGCCAAGACGGTTTCGAAGGCCCGATCCGGGTGGACATCGCCAACGTGCCCGCTGGTTACTTTGCCTCCTCGCCGATCCTGATCCAGGCCGGCCATACTCTCGCCACAGGCAGCATTCACGCCCTGCCAACGGCCAAATCGGATGCAGACTGGAGCCAGGCCACACTCACTGCCACGGCGGAGATTGCAGGCAAAACCGTGACTCACCGCATGGCAAACTTTGGCAAGCTCACCCTCGGTCCTGCACCCAAATTCATCGTTCATCTGGAGCCTGATGCAGATGGCAAACCGGTCATGCGCCAAGATACGCAGGAAACCAGCCCGCTGGAGCTCACCCTTGTGCCAGGGCAGACCGTCAAAGCATGGATCCGGGTGGAGCGGAATAACTTTGATGACCTCATCAACTTCGATGTCCACAACCTGCCCCATGGCGTCATCATTGATGACATCGGCCTCAACGGTATCCAGGTACGGGCCAAGGAAAACGAACGGCCCATTTATTTCCGCTGCGCGCCGTGGGTGGAGGATCAGGACCCCCTTTGCCATGCTGCCATGGCTTCAGCCCGGGCGGAGCAGGACAGCTCCGGCCTGGCCACCAGCTTTCCGGTGCTGTTAAAAATCCGCAAATCGGCAGGTGTGGTCACACGATAA